The genomic stretch TGCCTCATAAACTGGTGCTTCTACCGCTGTTGTTCCTGCTGCAACTGCCTGCATATGTGCTGCTATGTTTGCATCTCGAGCTGCTTTCCTCTACACAACTAGTTTCTTCGTTAACTCCTGCACTTTGCTACGCAAAAAATTATACTTCCACTGCTGGTTCTGGATGCACAACCGCTTGAAGACATTCATAAGGGGCTTGTTCCTGAATTGTGTGTAAAAATTGGCCCCCAGGTGGCGCATGCACCAACGGCTCTCAATGTCAATCCATGGCGTTTCTTGCCCATGCTCTTTCAGTGTCTTAATAGCTTTCAGTATACCTGCATGCCTGTCATGAAGGATGCAAACATTCGGCTTGTCCTTTACAATTGAAATCTTCAACTGCCTGAAAAACCATAACCAGCTTTTGGTGTTCTCACTCTCCACGAAAGCAAAAGCGAGTGGCACGATTTGATTGTTTCCGTCCATTCCAATGGCGGTTAAGATTTGACCCTTGTACTGACCGAGTCGAAACGTGCCGTCGACACATAACACGGGTCGACGAGTGTCCGAATGATTCGATGCATACACCGAACGAGAAATAGACTCTATGCAGAACCCCGTAAGATGGGTACTCCGGCAAAAACATGTCCCGGATGTTCACATATGTGTCCGGATTCCTCGCTGCAGCGTCTGCGAGCAAACGAACAACGGCGTCGTATGCGTCTCGAAACGAACCAAACCTCATctccatcgcctctcgcttagccCTCCAAGCCTTGCCATAAGATATGGTGTAAAAATGATGCTTCTTAACATTCTTCCGGATGGCGTTTACTCTCATGGCTTGCCCTTCCACTATTTCGGTGTACAACGACCGAGCTATGAGATTAGACGACGAAGTTGCAATGATCATTGAGGATACTTGCAAGCTCACAACTATGTGCCACAAAGTCGCTCACACGCCATGTTGTGTCATACTTAGGAACATACCCATGCACCCTTCCGGGACAATTGATGTCCACACATTCCATCGTCAGGTATTTTCCAGATGACACGGTTGTTCTCAGCTGCCTCTGACTCGCCATTGCCCACTTCATTATTGCATCCTGCATATGTCGCTTCGACGGAAACATGGCCCCTACGGCGACATTGTTCTGGTGATACTCCCAGTTAGAATCAAGACCATCGTTGATTGTCATTGCAGACGAAAAGTTATGATTCCATCTGCACTGGAATAGGCACCTCCTCCCCATCATCAGACTCATCGGAATCATCAGCATCACTTTCACCTTCTGTATCTTCCTCTTCCATATGGTTCTGGCTGTATCCATTTTCttcgtcaccatcaacctcaCCGTCTTCTCCACTGTAACCATCACCCTGGCCGCTATAAACATCTTCCGCATGGCTGCTCTGTTCAGGCTcgtaaccaccgccaccgccgggtgCTTCATCGCTCCGGCCTGAttcgtaaccacctcctccaTCGTAACCGCCTTCGGGAGGCGCTACCTCCTTCTCCACCGGAAGAACTAATGCCACGGGGTTAGTTCCTCTCCTTTCGAGACCCTTTTAACCAGCTCACCCACTTAGAGGTATCATCTACGAGGCCTCGGATACCACGAAATGTTTGATATCGACTTAgtccacaatgcatgcacacccacTGTGTGCACTTCGAGATTAAGCCCGAAACATTCGCATCGACCAGTCCTTCACCTCGCTCAATTGTCCATGTTCTAGGAGCGAGTCATATTCATCTCTACAGATTTGAACTCACTCGGATTTACTCCCATTTCATCCGATCGGACACTACCCACACCATAATAAAATACTATCTTCACTACATCCGTCATCTTTGCTCACCTAAAAAAAATGCGTCCGCGTCAACTACTAAAACCAGCCCACATTAATACACTAACACTAAAACCAGCCTACATTAACCTACACAGTTAACACTAATATGcaaagattagggtttacccttgtagCGTGAGCAACCTCTCCAACAGACAGACAGCACGAACAACACGAACAACACGCAGCACCTCGAGCACCACCATGAACCAGCAGAAGCTCAGCCCCTTACACCACCACCAACCTCCACcacttcatcaccattgctgCTAAACGAGCACCACCAATCCTCTCCAAAACCTAACCCATCTGTAGATCGAGCTTCCCTCAACTAATAGCAGCAAAATGGTGAAGTTTTATTGGCTAAATCACTAGGGATCTGCGAAATATGCTGAAGTTTTCGAGCTGTTCTTGTGCAGCCAGGGAAGAAAGCAGGCAGGAAAGAGAGaatggaagaagagaggagagaggaggaagaagaaagaagaaagaagaaaagggTGGCCGGGAGCGCGTGGCCGTGTCGACGAGTGGTGTCGACGAGTGGCGCCTGCGCGCGCGTGGCCCGGGGCCATGCCACGGTTTGGATGCTAGCGGCCGATCGGACAGCGGCAGACCGACAGGGTGCTGTCGTCTGACGGGCGTCTGACGGGCCCCCACCGCGACTCGCAATCGGCTCGCTGTGGTCCGATCGGCCCGCGGCAGTCCGATCGGCCTGCTGTAGGCCGACAGAGTCTCACTTTTGCAATTTTTCAAAATCGCGCGCTATTCGtagaattaaataaaaaattcgtattatttaaaaaaaaatcgccaCATTTTGTAAGGTAAAAGAGGAAAAGGGAgagtatcttttttttttcaaggATAGGACTGGGATATTTGTATAGGAGATCTGGGCTAATAAAGTTCATAGAAGGCCTAATCCAAAGTTTCATAGACGGCCCAGTATTTGATGGGCCGCCAAGGCCGACGCAAGTGCACGCCTAACCGCTCTCCCCCACTCCACGGTCCACGCCGCCGTTCATCACCCAGCGCAATGCCCAAGACCAGGTCGGCGGCGACGCCacgcccctccgccgccggagCCGCCACCGCCACGGCAAAGATCTCCTTCCGCTCCCGCAAAATCGTCAAGACGCCACCCGCCAAACCCCTCACCGTGGTCACTGTGCCGCCACCGGCGCCAATCCCTCCGGCGCTGCCCGCGCTGTCCGCCCCGGGCGAGCTCGCGGCCGCGCTCCGCCACCTCTCCGCCGTCGACCCGCTCCTATCCGCGGTCATTGCCTCCACCGACGCCCCCACCTTCACCTCAACCCCCTCCATCCCCGCCTTCCACTCCCTCGCGCGCTCCATCCTCTACCAGCAGctcgccacctccgccgccgccgccatctacGCCCGCTTCCTCGCCCTCCTCCCCTCCACCCCCGCGGTTGGCCCCGATCCCGCGGTGAGCCCCGCCGGCGTCCTCGCCCTCGCTGCCGCCGACCTGCGCGCCATCGGCGTCTCGGGCCGCAAGGCCGCCTACCTCCACGACCTCGCCGCCAGGTTCGCGGCCGGGGACCTCTCCGAGTCCTCCGTCGCCGCCATGGACGAGGACGCGCTCCTCGCCCAGCTCACCAAGGTGAAGGGCATCGGCGAGTGGACGGTCCACATGTTCATGATCTTCTCGCTGCACCGCCCCGACGTGCTGCCGTCCGGCGACCTCGGCGTGCGCAAGGGCGTGCAGGAGCTGTACAAGCTGAAGGCGCTGCCCAAGCCGGAGGAGATGGCCGGATTGTGCGACCGGTGGCGCCCATACAGGTCGGTTGGCGCCTGGTACATGTGGCGCCTCCTGGAGAGCAAGGGCGCCGCCGCCAAGAAGGCCAAGAAGGGCAATGCGAGCGCGTAGCTAGGTATGTGTCGTCGATCTACGTGTGATGCTTGTCTAGTTGTATGTATTTGTTGTTCTCAAGATGTTAAATTTAGATGACAATGTGGCAGATGCTGCTGCCCAGATTAGTGAAGTGCGCATTGTAACTTGTGTGTTTATGTACACATTATGTTGTACTTGTCCTGCCTTGTTATCAATAAAGTTTAATTTCTTCATGTTGTAGAGAAGAGGGAAAGTTTTGTGGCTGGAAATGATATGGAATCGCCGTGTGTCCATGTTTATGTACAGTTTGTCATATACCATTGTTCAGCCTTGACTTGATTGTAGAAGCTAGAGCTAGCTGACATATATAACCGGTTGAACTTGATTATACTCTACTTTCCGGTGTCTGGAATAATGCTGATAACTTCTTTTTGGCGGAATAATGATCGTATCTTACCCAATCTGTAGGACTGTTCTTGATTCTGCCGTAGTACCACCCTTGATTCTATGTTTCTCTTGACAGAGAATATTGGTGGGCTCAGATCTATATTATTCTGGCATTAGGTTCTTCCTATGGTTCTTGAAATTAATTTAGTGACTTCTCTTTTAGGAAGGTAGTGGTGACAAGGATTCCGTGCTTTCTGAATTTGTCGAGTCCAAACTGAATATAATGGCCAGCTAAACCAGTTATTGGAGGCAACATAATGCTACAGATACAActtcttacaaacaacacaattaCTT from Lolium rigidum isolate FL_2022 chromosome 4, APGP_CSIRO_Lrig_0.1, whole genome shotgun sequence encodes the following:
- the LOC124705616 gene encoding alkylbase DNA glycosidase-like protein mag2 encodes the protein MPKTRSAATPRPSAAGAATATAKISFRSRKIVKTPPAKPLTVVTVPPPAPIPPALPALSAPGELAAALRHLSAVDPLLSAVIASTDAPTFTSTPSIPAFHSLARSILYQQLATSAAAAIYARFLALLPSTPAVGPDPAVSPAGVLALAAADLRAIGVSGRKAAYLHDLAARFAAGDLSESSVAAMDEDALLAQLTKVKGIGEWTVHMFMIFSLHRPDVLPSGDLGVRKGVQELYKLKALPKPEEMAGLCDRWRPYRSVGAWYMWRLLESKGAAAKKAKKGNASA